The genomic stretch TGCTGCAGCATGCACTTTCACCCCGCCCATCTGACATGGCTCATCAGCCGCCCCACACTTCTTTGCTTcccctcctttttctttctttcaaataatTAAACTCTCTCACTATCGTCACATTCACATCACGTCTACTAACACCCTTTCACAGAATAAGATGAACAATAATCCAAATTCCGGAGTTATAGAATTGACAAGTCATTTGGTTAATGGTACAGAAATAAATTACTCCCTCCTTTCCAGCTTAAGTGAATTTAAGTATCTTAGTTAACTgaatacaaaatttaagaaatataagaatatttttaaatcttgttattttaaattaaaatatgtgCAATATAAAATGTCTTTGGATGCTTGTGATTTTAATTgtcaacttattaaatatagaaaaaaacttttttttatatagtcCAAATGAAATTTTAACACTTAAATAGGGTACGGATGAAAGATAAAAGAGCAGCTTCGTGCATGAGTTATTATGCATTCACATAGGATTCAGAAAAAATTCGCGCCCGAATAAAACACAGCGGCTACCTTAATGCAAATATTAATGGTTTGGTTCTATGACTCAACTTTAGATGCTTAAGGTTCCCCTTTATGAAAACATAAGTTATACCAACAGTTTATTTGTACAAGATAAGTGTTTGATTTAtcgtattaaaaaaaaaggtcatcACATAGTTAGGGATATTTGATTGGCGAGGTTAAGTAACATTTatcttaaattaagttaaaatttatatattgtaTTGTTTTTTACGGAATAGAATatgaattaaaaataaaattaagtcaGAATGTATGTTTGATGTATTGATACTgaataaaatatgaaatgaaaatgaggtAAGCTGAAATTTGTGTATTTTATAGTACTAGATAAAgtatgaaataataaaaatatgctaGCTATGCATagattaaattatgtatttaaaGATAATTATCCCCTCTTAGAATAATTAATCATGATTTGACACTCCATTTATTATTAATCACTACACAACATACCCATCCCTTAGTTATTAACTTATAATTCCCACATTACTAACATGTAAGCCAAACCATGATACTTTGGCAATTCAGAACTGTTAATTATCTTGTAATTAGCTCACTGACTTCCAAAACTACAAGTGTTCTGTATTAGAGAAGAAAAACAGGAAGGGAGAGGGGAAGATGGTGCTACAAAGGTGCTAAttaagatatacaaaatatgcattATCACCATTCTTGGTTCTCCAAACCTACAAAAGCCAGCTAATAAACCTGATGTTTATGTATATGGACAGTTgaagaaacttattttctccatacaaaaaaagatcttttttcttccttcctTTGTCAAGGATTGAAGAAAAAGTTTCCACATTTACACTTCCAACACATAGGCTTATAATTGGATATGTCATCACCTCTTGAATATGCTAAGAAGAATTTTGGAATTGCATTCAAATGATGGCTTCTTGATTCAAGGTTTGGCACAATTGGGACTTGAACTGCTTCACATGGACCACAATTTCTGCATCTTCCTTCACATCTTGGTGGCCTTGATCCTATTAAAGATCTCATCTTGAACATCTTCTCTTCATTGTTCCTCtgtttttttaaacaaaatatgTCAATTTCTCAATAATTTTTCTACTGAAGGTTAGAAAAATATCAGGCCTTTTggatcaagattcaagaatttacCTGAGTAATTGTTCCAGTTTGCAGCTTGAGAATTCTCCTACCTGAAAAACAGTTGATAGTTTGAAAATTCATATTTAGAATTCTGTTTTAATCAAGATTTGAAGTTTTTACAACTTTGAACAAAATCTTGAAATGACCCTTTTACCTTCAGCTGTTAATTTTACATGTGTCAAGCCTGAAATGAATAGAAGTAGCAAAAAGATGATAGTCTGTAGATTCCTATGGCAAAAGATGAAATGCTGATAGCATCCCATTGGATTCTTTCCTTCAAAGAGTGCAAAAAACAGAGGAATTTTGGAACACTTAACACCAAGAAGTGAGAATAATTGAGTAAAGTTGATCAAGAAGTGAATGAAAACTCAACCCCATAACCATCATGCtcaaaagaaaagtgaaaaacaCATTCTTTTCACCAAAACACATTCTTTTCACCAAAGTCTATTCTACTAGTAGTAGTGGTAGTAGTACACTGATGgaagtaattaaaaaaagggaatgatgcaaaagatgaagaaagaaaataactaGAGGAAAATCCCTGAAAAGAGAATGACCAAAACCTCGGATTATGAGCGTTCAGAAATCCCAAGAAGTGTTGGCAGAGAAAATAGaggtaaaaagaatgaagagATTGTACAAAATGGAGGAGAAACAATAATACAGTTAATAGAACAAAAATGGATTTGAGCAATCACAAACTTAAAAGAGGGGCCAGGTGATAAGAAGAGCTATTTGGCACAAAGGGACAAGTGAATTCAGTGGTGTAGCTTATGGtctttcattttctcactcACTTTGTCCCCCGTTCTTTTGTAAATATGACCCCTCTATTGTTACTGTTTGTTTGGTTTTTGAGCAATTCTACTGTAACACGCTAtatattcttattttccttttttgttttgttttactGTAAGGTGATGAAGTAAGTATTTAATTTCCAAGAAAGATTAGGATATATATTAGGAAAGTAGGTGTATAGGGAGGGGGTGCTTTAGGCCATGGTGGAATCTGCACGAGCCCTGATTATGATGAGAAGGGTCATCTCCAAATCCACGCAAAAACTGTTGTATGATGCATACTGTCAAACTTTATTTCGTACATACTTGGTCATATCACACTCAGCAGCATTTGGAGTggaaccaaaatacccctaaaaaAGGGTATATAAAATATGCggaaaaaaaaactgataaaATCTTTAACGCATGCAGGCCCCGTAGTTAAAGGACTTGCGCAGACGGAcccgttaagtcctttaacgcatgattttcatgcgttCGAAAATcctttaacgcatgattttcatgcgttattggatgtttttttttttttttctttcttttctttcttttcctttttctttctttcaacttttttacatactttggCCAGATAATGTGTCTTCGagactccaaaacttgaatattttgtataaacTCGATGTTTTTatcgcgtacaataatgtaggtaatacatcaaggattcatagacgttcggatagtcattttagggatTGAAAAGGTGCcggtaagttttgtttgaaaaaacttaatgTTTTCATGTTGACCAACGATTGGTCGTTATAGGTCAAGAGCtccaaaacgtcaatattttatatagagctCGATATTTTTAAATGCTATAGTATAATCTAATATCAAATATAGACGTTCGGATAAATactttaggggttgaaaaggttcgaagtaagttttgtttgaaaaaagcttagtgttttttttttgttaacgATTGTCAGaagtcaagactccgaaacgtcaatattttatatagaactcaTATATTTTTTctcgcgtacaataatgtaggcccaatacatcaaggatacatgacgttcggatagtcattttagggttgaaaaggtaagttttgtttgatcgtaaaggttattttagtcaacttatatgtcgagaaaattaagtcaaaattttattttcaaaattgaaaCGCGAAGTaaaattgacattcacaactACATTCCTCGgaatttttacgttgaaatctattagtatcatcatcttataagtaaataaaccgaaaatttcatgccaatttggggaaaattaaaattgaatgggataaaaggtttttaaaaaatCGGCTCGTAAACCGTCTTGCGGCCgtttgtccgcatagatctcgaaaaaatacgcaagttcaaaaaaacaacgcgtaaatcggacgtccgaCAAAGTTacgaccatctaaagtttgaccactttttttacaactagtttttcgcatatatttttaattagatttatattcttaaa from Lycium ferocissimum isolate CSIRO_LF1 unplaced genomic scaffold, AGI_CSIRO_Lferr_CH_V1 ctg28290, whole genome shotgun sequence encodes the following:
- the LOC132043742 gene encoding EPIDERMAL PATTERNING FACTOR-like protein 2, producing the protein MGCYQHFIFCHRNLQTIIFLLLLFISGLTHVKLTAEGRRILKLQTGTITQRNNEEKMFKMRSLIGSRPPRCEGRCRNCGPCEAVQVPIVPNLESRSHHLNAIPKFFLAYSRGDDISNYKPMCWKCKCGNFFFNP